The genomic DNA AAACCAAAATGAAGCTCTAGTCAGCGATACTGGAACTGGCATAATCCATAAAATAAACTTAACTCAAAAATCATACGAAGAGTTTGCAAAAATGGATGTAAAAACAGAGGGCGGACCAAATGGAATGGCTATGGTAAATGGCGAACTTTTTGTAGCTGGTTATGATCCAAATGGCAAAAATCCAGCTAGTTTTGTCAAATTTGACGGTAGTAAATTTACTCAAGTAAATGACTTAAAAGGCTCATTTGATGGCTTAGTTGTGGACAAAGATGGAAATATTTATATAAGTGACTGGGTAGATGCAAAAAACGGTGTAGTGTATAAAGTAGATAAAAATGGTTATAAAAAACTAGATCTTCCAGCTATGCAAGGGCCAGCTGATATATTTTATGATGGAAAATATCTTTGGATACCACAAATGATAAGTGGCAAACTTTTAAAGGTTAAATTATAATTATTTAGGAGCTATAGGGTGCTTTTGCACCCTATTTTGATAATCTAAATTCGCTATCTAATTTAGATTAGAATTCGCCTTTGATCGAAGCGACCCATTTATCAGCTCTTGCTTTCCACTCTGGATCGTTTTTGAAATCAATGCACGCGCCTACAAATTTGCCATTTATAAATGCCAAAGAATGTTTAAATTTATATCCATCAACATCGCTAGCACCAACAAGTTTTGCACCACGGATTAGTGGCAAAAACTCAACCAAACCGTCTAAAAATGTAGTTGGGTGTTTGACTTGTCCACCAACGCCGACCAAAGCTATAGTTTTACCGCCAAAATCAGCCTCTGCAACCAAATTTAGCTTAGCTTTGAAGTCTTTTTGAAGCTCACCTTGACCATGAGTCGAAGCAGCAAATATAAACTTATCAAATTTAGTAAAAAACTCAGCCTCTAGCTCTTTTACATCGATTATTTCGCTATTAAAATTTGCAGCTATATACTGCACAACTTCTTTTGTATCGCCACTATTTGATCCGTAAATCACGCCTACTTTTGACATTTTTTATCCTTATTTTTAAATTTAATTTCGTATTTTATCTAAATAAGACAAAAATTGTGCTTAAATACTATTTACTTTATAAAAATAAAAAAGTTGATAAAATATATTGTTAAATTTGAATAAAAAGAATGTTTCGGGCTAAAAAATAGCCCGAAAATTTAGATTATAAGCATTTTGCAGCGTAAGCAAGACCAAGGTCATAAGCTTTGTTATTAGCCTCTTTGACTTTTTCTGGAACGGTGCTAAGCATCTCTTTACGGACGATTTCTGCGTCCATAACGCCAGTAAAGCCAATAGCCACGCCAAGAGCTACAACGCTTTGAGTGATTACGTTTCCTACTTCATCTTTTGCGATAGAAATGATAGGAATCTCATAAATTTTCCAGCGTTTTTTATCTTCCTCGCTTGGAGTAACCAAATTTGGCTCAACTACGATGATTCCGCCATCTTTCACACCGCTTTTAAAAGTATCATAGCTTTTTTGAGCAGTTGCTAGCATGAACTCTATCTCACCCTCGTTTGCGTAAGGGTATCTGATCTCTTTGTCGCTAAGGATGATATCAACTTTTGTTGGACCACCACGCACTTGAGAAGTATAAGTAGAAGCTTTCACCCCATATCCGCCAGCTTCGATCTTTGCAGCTGATAAAATTTCACCAGCTAGGATAACACCTTGTCCGCCAACGCCGACAAATCTTAACTCACGATTACTCATTTTATCTCCTCAAAGTTGATTTTTGTTTTGTTTTGAGCAGCTTCGATAACCTTGCTGTAAGCTTTACAATACTCTATATGGCTCTCATCTTTGTGAAGAACGCCAGTTGGGAATTTGCCTTTTTTCTCTTCATCGCTAAGAGCGTCAAATTTGACTTTTGAGACTGTTCTTTGGTCGATCCAGTCAATCATTTGAGTAGCTTCGCCCATTTTGTTTTTTCTACCTAAATTTATATGGCAGTTTGAGAAAATATCAAAGAAGCTGTAACCTTCGTGTTTAAATCCTTCCACTAGAAGTTTTTCTATTCTAGCTGGATTTATCACGCTTTCACGTCCGACAAATGTAGCACCAGCTGCAGTCGCAAGCTTAGCAGCGTCGAAGTTCGGATCGATATTTCCCCATTGAGCTGTCACAGTCCAAAAACCTTGTGGAGTTGTAGGGCTTGTTTGAGAGTTTGTAAGACCATAAATGAAGTTATTTATCAAAATATGGTTTATATCTATATTTCTTCTGCAACCATGTATTGTGTGGTTTCCGCCGATTGCTAGACCATCTCCATCTCCAGTTACTACTATTACGTGTTTTTCTGGATTTGCTAGTTTGATACCAGTTGCGTATGCTATGGCGCGACCATGAGTTGTATGAACTGTGTTGCAGTTTACATAGCTTGAAAATCTACCAGAGCAGCCAATACCACTTACTACGCACACATCATCCATGTTCCAGCCCATAGCATCAATAGCTCTCATAACGCTTTTTAAGATGACACCATCACCACAGCCCCAGCACCAAAGTGTAGGCATTTTGCTTGTTCTTAAATAATTATCATAGTTAAAAGCCATCTTAAAACTCCTTAACTTTACTTATAATCTCGCTTGGACTAAGCGGACGACCGTTTGCTTTAAGTAGTGTTTTGAAATCATTTCTTAAAGTACATCTTTCAATTTCTTCTAGGTATTGACCTAAATTTAACTCAGCTACTAAAATCTTTTTAAATTTAGAGCCGATCTCTTTTAGTTTAGCTTCTGGGCTTGGCCATAGAGTAATAGGACGGAAAATACCAACTTTAATGCCTTCATTTCTTAGCTTATCAACTGCTTCTTTAGCTGCAAGACTCACGCTGCCATAGCAGATGATACAGATCTCAGCGTCATCTAGTTTGTATTCTTCATAGTTTGATACTTCGTCCATATGACCTTTGATTTTGTTAAATAATCTTTTTATATTGTAATCAACCAAAGCTCCATCTTCAGTCGGGAAGCCAGTTTCGCCGTGGTGAAGACCTGTGATGTGATAGCGATAACCTTTAAAGAAAGGATTTAAAGTAGCTGGCTCATCAGCTGCAGCTTCATAAGGTTTGTAATCTTTTGGATCGCCTTTAAACTCACGTCTTGGCTCGACTTTTAGATCGGCTATTTCTGGAACCATAGCTTTGCCTTGCATGTGACCGATTGTCTCATCAAGTAGCAAGAAAACTGGGGTACTAAAGCGGTTTGCTAGGTTAAATGCTCTTACTGTTTCAGTGTAAATTTCATCTAAGCTTCCTGGAGCTACTGCAATAGAGCAATAATCGCCATGGCTTGGAGCTTTAGCTTGCA from Campylobacter iguaniorum includes the following:
- a CDS encoding 2-oxoglutarate synthase subunit alpha — translated: MREVITTGNALVSKAAVECGCNFFGGYPITPSSEVAHELSVLLPKNGGKFIQMEDEIAGISVALGAAMSGAKAMTASSGPGISLKAEQIGLGFIAEIPLVIVNVMRGGPSTGLPTRVAQGDILQAKAPSHGDYCSIAVAPGSLDEIYTETVRAFNLANRFSTPVFLLLDETIGHMQGKAMVPEIADLKVEPRREFKGDPKDYKPYEAAADEPATLNPFFKGYRYHITGLHHGETGFPTEDGALVDYNIKRLFNKIKGHMDEVSNYEEYKLDDAEICIICYGSVSLAAKEAVDKLRNEGIKVGIFRPITLWPSPEAKLKEIGSKFKKILVAELNLGQYLEEIERCTLRNDFKTLLKANGRPLSPSEIISKVKEF
- a CDS encoding flavodoxin domain-containing protein; amino-acid sequence: MSKVGVIYGSNSGDTKEVVQYIAANFNSEIIDVKELEAEFFTKFDKFIFAASTHGQGELQKDFKAKLNLVAEADFGGKTIALVGVGGQVKHPTTFLDGLVEFLPLIRGAKLVGASDVDGYKFKHSLAFINGKFVGACIDFKNDPEWKARADKWVASIKGEF
- a CDS encoding 2-oxoglutarate ferredoxin oxidoreductase subunit beta, producing MAFNYDNYLRTSKMPTLWCWGCGDGVILKSVMRAIDAMGWNMDDVCVVSGIGCSGRFSSYVNCNTVHTTHGRAIAYATGIKLANPEKHVIVVTGDGDGLAIGGNHTIHGCRRNIDINHILINNFIYGLTNSQTSPTTPQGFWTVTAQWGNIDPNFDAAKLATAAGATFVGRESVINPARIEKLLVEGFKHEGYSFFDIFSNCHINLGRKNKMGEATQMIDWIDQRTVSKVKFDALSDEEKKGKFPTGVLHKDESHIEYCKAYSKVIEAAQNKTKINFEEIK
- a CDS encoding 2-oxoacid:acceptor oxidoreductase family protein, which produces MSNRELRFVGVGGQGVILAGEILSAAKIEAGGYGVKASTYTSQVRGGPTKVDIILSDKEIRYPYANEGEIEFMLATAQKSYDTFKSGVKDGGIIVVEPNLVTPSEEDKKRWKIYEIPIISIAKDEVGNVITQSVVALGVAIGFTGVMDAEIVRKEMLSTVPEKVKEANNKAYDLGLAYAAKCL
- a CDS encoding NHL repeat-containing protein; protein product: MKKTLVAFSIVSSLALSLQAKEQIKIEISNLSNPESVFVMNKNVYISQLGAKLDPLSKDGDGFISKLDYNGKVISKEFIKGLNAPKGLLVDSGKIFVADIDEIKIFDEKSGEKLLFIPIKDSIFLNHITKLNQNEALVSDTGTGIIHKINLTQKSYEEFAKMDVKTEGGPNGMAMVNGELFVAGYDPNGKNPASFVKFDGSKFTQVNDLKGSFDGLVVDKDGNIYISDWVDAKNGVVYKVDKNGYKKLDLPAMQGPADIFYDGKYLWIPQMISGKLLKVKL